The Pseudomonas fluorescens genome includes a window with the following:
- a CDS encoding arylsulfatase, producing MKKNLNWLASSALLVVACLAPPAFAASAKPNILLIVADDLGYSDLGAFGGEIDTPNLDELSKHSTLLQSLYVAPTCSPTRSMLMSGTDNHLAGVGNMAEMMTPHLTPEQMGKPGYEGYLNQRVAALPELMKDAGYQTFMVGKWHLGGADGLRPQQRGFDKSYVLMGGGAAHFKQTAPMQIASDAPEPVYRENDIKVELPADFYSSTNFTNKLIEYVDAGLGEKKPFFAYAAYTAAHLPSQAPDAYLQKYRGRYDQGYEVTAARRIEKLKSLGLVDAKATPVPMPKGVKPWSALSVEEKEYSARTMEAYAAMVDAFDHEIGRLINHLKDKGLYDNTLIVFLSDNGPEGNDWSKDVENDQWIPKHFDVSLNNIGRPNSFAYEGPAWGQVSAQPFRMFKAYTNEGGVRSASFMRLPFNDNPQRTDAVVTAMDIMPTILDVAGIKHPGTQYQGKTVEPMKGASALSMLQGKSHAVHDSTYTVGIELMGRNAIRKGNWKIVYSFDDGKGTWALYDLATDRGELHDLSSQHPDKLNELLTEWAQYVRQNNVISTGRDTTYPRRDY from the coding sequence ATGAAAAAAAACTTGAACTGGCTCGCCTCTAGTGCCTTGCTCGTCGTGGCCTGTCTTGCCCCCCCGGCCTTCGCAGCCTCAGCGAAGCCCAACATTTTGTTAATTGTTGCCGATGACTTGGGGTATTCAGATCTAGGAGCATTTGGCGGGGAAATTGACACCCCGAATCTGGATGAACTGAGTAAGCACAGTACCTTGCTTCAATCGCTTTACGTTGCCCCCACCTGTTCGCCGACCCGCTCCATGTTGATGTCTGGGACCGACAATCATCTTGCAGGTGTCGGTAATATGGCGGAAATGATGACGCCTCACCTCACACCTGAGCAGATGGGCAAGCCTGGCTACGAGGGTTATCTAAACCAGCGCGTAGCGGCCCTGCCAGAGTTGATGAAGGATGCTGGTTACCAGACCTTCATGGTCGGAAAATGGCACTTGGGTGGCGCTGATGGACTGCGTCCACAGCAGCGTGGGTTCGATAAGTCATATGTCCTTATGGGTGGTGGGGCCGCTCATTTTAAGCAAACGGCACCTATGCAAATAGCGTCAGACGCCCCGGAACCCGTCTACAGGGAGAATGACATCAAGGTAGAGTTGCCAGCGGATTTTTACTCATCGACCAACTTTACGAACAAGTTGATTGAGTACGTCGATGCTGGCCTGGGAGAAAAAAAGCCCTTCTTTGCCTATGCCGCCTACACCGCCGCGCATTTACCTTCCCAGGCTCCCGACGCCTATCTGCAGAAATATCGGGGACGTTATGACCAAGGTTACGAAGTGACCGCGGCACGCAGAATCGAAAAGCTCAAATCTCTTGGCCTGGTCGACGCTAAAGCTACACCAGTTCCGATGCCCAAGGGGGTAAAGCCATGGTCTGCACTCAGTGTCGAAGAGAAAGAATACTCGGCACGGACAATGGAAGCCTACGCAGCAATGGTCGATGCTTTTGACCATGAGATCGGCAGACTTATCAATCACCTCAAGGACAAAGGGCTTTATGACAACACCTTGATCGTGTTCTTGTCCGATAATGGACCAGAAGGTAATGATTGGAGCAAGGATGTTGAAAATGATCAATGGATCCCCAAACACTTTGACGTCTCGTTAAACAATATTGGACGTCCAAACTCTTTCGCTTATGAGGGACCCGCCTGGGGGCAAGTCAGCGCCCAACCATTCAGAATGTTCAAGGCCTATACCAATGAAGGGGGGGTTCGTTCTGCATCGTTCATGCGTCTTCCATTCAATGACAACCCTCAACGCACCGACGCCGTGGTGACTGCCATGGACATCATGCCAACGATACTTGATGTGGCAGGTATCAAACATCCCGGTACGCAATACCAAGGCAAAACCGTTGAGCCGATGAAGGGGGCGAGTGCTTTATCCATGCTCCAAGGTAAAAGCCACGCAGTGCATGATTCCACCTATACCGTCGGCATTGAATTGATGGGGCGTAATGCTATCCGCAAGGGCAACTGGAAAATCGTTTACTCCTTTGATGATGGCAAGGGTACTTGGGCGCTGTACGACCTGGCGACCGACCGCGGTGAGTTGCATGATCTTTCCAGTCAGCACCCAGACAAGTTGAATGAGCTGCTGACTGAGTGGGCGCAGTATGTGCGGCAGAACAATGTCATCAGTACGGGGCGTGATACAACCTACCCACGTCGTGACTATTGA
- a CDS encoding alginate export family protein, with product MSSKSRITLTYKKPDEQKVRSFKVQFGAVNIFLGLALAVVDHSASAATIYKDDNTKLDFTVQAIYGAFHSSESYNQGGPIKSGAAGWQEGVLRAGFKGQTLLPGLYDSSLYGETTWVASGTWDGGDAAGYTDGSERRASIDRAYIGWRSGNLMHDWGKDFVDLSVGSQKIQIGDGFIINGDGLSVGNNIADGQLDRGGAYYLTPRNAFHNTVKLHLGAQDLWRGDLIWLKSDNEIKAKPELGIAVLERGDEHATFGLTYIKGLGVDESLANSFSAQRDGLEVVSLRGQGDFGIKDLFLSFEYAHEDKSQGQEHAWYAEGAWTFSQLPWTPRLGYRYSRYSEDYDPLFSGYSRGYGTWFQGEVASNYSGPFQRNAGIHMAELQLHPTANLTLGALAYSFRSLDKRQGDLDASEVDAYLDWSVGENWVISPLVGLYKPKKSAEQGGSQLGNDNLNVYSQLVVAFHF from the coding sequence ATGTCTTCGAAAAGCCGGATCACCTTGACTTACAAGAAGCCGGATGAACAGAAGGTTCGCTCCTTCAAGGTTCAGTTCGGCGCTGTTAATATTTTCCTCGGATTAGCGTTGGCTGTAGTGGATCACAGTGCTTCGGCTGCAACGATTTATAAAGACGACAACACGAAGCTTGACTTCACGGTACAGGCGATCTATGGGGCGTTTCACAGCAGTGAATCCTATAATCAGGGCGGTCCTATCAAGTCTGGTGCCGCCGGTTGGCAAGAAGGGGTACTCAGGGCTGGGTTTAAAGGCCAGACGCTATTACCTGGGTTATATGACAGTTCGCTCTACGGAGAAACCACTTGGGTGGCTAGCGGTACCTGGGATGGTGGCGATGCTGCGGGATACACGGACGGCTCCGAGCGACGGGCATCAATCGATCGGGCTTATATCGGCTGGCGCTCGGGTAATCTGATGCATGACTGGGGAAAAGATTTTGTCGATCTATCTGTGGGCAGCCAGAAAATTCAGATAGGTGATGGATTCATCATCAACGGGGATGGCTTAAGTGTCGGCAACAATATTGCCGACGGTCAATTGGATAGAGGTGGCGCCTATTACCTCACCCCGCGCAATGCTTTTCATAATACGGTGAAGCTGCACCTTGGGGCGCAGGATCTATGGCGTGGCGATTTGATTTGGCTGAAATCGGATAATGAGATCAAAGCCAAACCAGAACTCGGGATTGCTGTACTGGAAAGGGGAGATGAGCATGCTACGTTCGGCCTCACTTACATAAAAGGTTTGGGGGTTGACGAAAGCTTGGCGAACAGTTTCAGCGCCCAGAGAGACGGTCTTGAAGTTGTCAGCCTTCGTGGGCAAGGTGACTTCGGTATCAAAGACCTGTTTTTATCGTTCGAATATGCCCATGAGGACAAGTCACAGGGGCAGGAACATGCCTGGTACGCGGAAGGGGCGTGGACCTTCTCCCAGTTACCATGGACGCCTCGCTTGGGCTATCGCTACAGTCGTTACTCCGAAGACTACGACCCCCTCTTCAGTGGTTACAGTCGTGGTTACGGCACTTGGTTTCAAGGCGAAGTCGCCTCTAACTACTCAGGGCCATTTCAGCGAAATGCTGGCATTCATATGGCGGAACTCCAATTGCATCCGACCGCCAATCTGACCTTGGGCGCATTGGCTTACTCGTTTAGAAGTCTGGACAAAAGACAAGGCGACCTGGACGCCAGTGAAGTGGATGCCTACCTGGATTGGTCGGTGGGAGAGAACTGGGTTATCAGTCCCCTGGTGGGGCTCTATAAACCTAAGAAAAGTGCAGAACAAGGCGGCTCCCAACTGGGGAACGATAATCTTAACGTCTACAGCCAGTTAGTCGTGGCTTTTCACTTCTAA